A stretch of the Glycine soja cultivar W05 chromosome 13, ASM419377v2, whole genome shotgun sequence genome encodes the following:
- the LOC114381393 gene encoding UDP-glycosyltransferase 76B1-like, whose protein sequence is MEEEKQRGKGHRLLLMPSPLQGHITPFLHLGDILFSKGFSITILHTIFNSPNPSSYPHFTFHAIPDGLSETEASTLDAVLLTDLINIRCKHPLKEWLASSVLSHQEPVSCFISDAALHFTQPVCDELKLPRLVLRTGGASSFLVFASFPLLREKGYLPVQESRLDEPVVDLPPLKVKDLPKFQSQDPEAFYKLVCRFVEECKASSGVIWNTFEELESSALTKLRQDFSIPIYPIGPFHKHLLTGSASSTSLLTPDRSCMSWLDQQDRNSVVYVSFGSIAAISEAEFLEIAWGLANSKQPFLWVIRPGLIHGSEWFEPLPSGFLENLGGRGYIVKWAPQEQVLSHPAVGAFWTHNGWNSTLESICEGVPMICMPCFADQKVNAKYASSVWRVGVQLQNKLDRGEVEKTIKTLMVGDEGNEIRENALNLKEKVNVSLKQGGSSYCFLDRLVSDILSLKSATSRVH, encoded by the exons ATGGAGGAGGAGAAACAGAGAGGCAAAGGGCACAGACTATTGCTGATGCCATCACCATTACAAGGCCACATAACACCATTTCTCCACCTCGGTGACATCCTCTTCTCAAAGGGCTTCTCCATCACCATTCTCCACACCATCTTCAACTCCCCAAACCCTTCTTCCTACCCTCACTTCACCTTCCACGCCATCCCCGACGGCTTATCAGAAACAGAAGCTTCAACACTCGACGCCGTGCTCCTCACCGACCTCATCAACATCAGATGCAAGCACCCTTTGAAGGAATGGTTGGCTTCTTCGGTGCTGTCTCATCAGGAACCTGTTTCTTGCTTCATTTCCGATGCTGCACTTCACTTCACTCAACCTGTTTGTGACGAGTTGAAGCTCCCGCGCCTTGTGCTCAGAACTGGTGGAGCCTcgtcttttcttgtttttgccTCTTTTCCACTTCTTAGAGAAAAGGGTTACCTCCCCGTACAAG AATCTAGATTGGATGAGCCTGTGGTGGATCTCCCACCACTCAAGGTGAAAGATCTTCCAAAGTTTCAGTCGCAGGATCCTGAGGCATTCTATAAACTAGTTTGTCGCTTTGTTGAGGAATGCAAGGCATCTTCAGGGGTTATTTGGAACACCTTTGAAGAGTTGGAATCATCTGCTTTGACAAAATTGCGCCAAGATTTTTCCATACCAATATACCCTATAGGCCCTTTTCACAAACACTTGCTTACAGGCTCTGCGTCTTCTACTAGCTTGTTGACCCCAGACAGAAGTTGTATGTCTTGGTTAGACCAACAAGATCGTAACAGTGTTGTTTATGTGAGTTTTGGGAGTATTGCAGCAATAAGTGAGGCTGAGTTCTTGGAGATTGCTTGGGGGTTAGCCAACAGCAAGCAGCCGTTCTTGTGGGTGATTCGACCTGGGCTAATCCATGGTTCAGAATGGTTTGAACCATTGCCAAGTGGGTTCCTAGAGAATTTGGGAGGAAGAGGCTACATTGTCAAATGGGCTCCTCAAGAACAAGTGCTTAGCCATCCTGCAGTGGGAGCATTTTGGACTCATAATGGTTGGAACTCAACTCTAGAGAGCATATGTGAAGGGGTTCCAATGATTTGTATGCCATGTTTTGCAGACCAAAAGGTCAATGCCAAATATGCAAGCAGTGTTTGGAGGGTTGGGGTGCAATTACAGAATAAGCTAGATAGAGGAGAGGTAGAGAAGACCATTAAAACACTCATGGTTGGGGATGAAGGGAACGAGATTAGAGAGAATGCCTTAAATTTGAAGGAAAAGGTAAATGTTTCCTTGAAACAAGGTGGTTCGTCTTACTGTTTCCTTGATAGATTGGTTAGTGACATATTGTCACTGAAATCTGCTACATCTAGAGTTCACTGA
- the LOC114381394 gene encoding uncharacterized protein LOC114381394: MKKLCPNLDREDGLETVLEVPIPEEILTHKSGTTKAWHNMKNWMKPHAESRSNSASMAAVFGGKNTEIQLLLGVVGAPLIPSPIASDNQPITRSIKDQHIEVSMAKYIVKQYVAAVGGERALNSVDSMYAMGQVKMATSEFSAGEGSVNSKKVKNLQMKGEVGGFVVWQKRPELWCLELVVSGYKISAGSDGKVAWRQTPWHHSHASRGPPRPLRRFLQGLDPRSTANLFSNSICIGEKTVNNEDCFILKLEAESSTLRARSNSNVEIVRHTVWGYFSQRTGLLVQLEDSHLLKLKSHESESIYWETNMESLIQDYRTVDGIQVAHAGKTWVSLFRFGGGPETHSRTRMEEVWQVEEVDFNVKGLSIDCFLPPSDLKREEEENDQECGGGGVAISNNNAKLPYKIRSASFRISASKVAAVNLDDSSCTSSESDEDL; encoded by the exons ATGAAGAAGCTGTGTCCCAATCTTGATCGTGAGGATGGGCTCGAAACCGTGCTTGAGGTCCCTATCCCAGAGGAGATTCTCACACACAAGAGTGGAACCACCAAAGCTTGGCACAACATGAAGAACTGGATGAAGCCACACGCTGAATCGAGATCAAATTCAGCATCCATGGCAGCAGTTTTTGGAGGGAAAAACACAGAGATTCAGCTTTTGTTAGGTGTTGTTGGAGCGCCATTAATCCCTTCACCTATCGCCTCTGACAACCAACCCATCACTCGCAGCATTAAAGACCAACACATT GAGGTTTCAATGGCTAAATACATAGTGAAGCAGTACGTGGCGGCGGTGGGAGGAGAGCGTGCTTTGAATAGTGTGGACAGCATGTATGCTATGGGGCAGGTGAAGATGGCAACATCAGAGTTTTCAGCAGGGGAAGGGAGTGTGAATAGTAAGAAGGTGAAGAACTTGCAGATGAAGGGAGAGGTGGGGGGTTTCGTGGTGTGGCAGAAGAGGCCAGAGTTGTGGTGCCTAGAGCTTGTGGTTTCTGGCTACAAGATCAGTGCCGGGAGTGATGGTAAAGTGGCATGGAGGCAAACCCCTTGGCATCATTCTCATGCTTCTAGAGGCCCACCAAGACCTCTCAGACGTTTCTTACAG ggtCTTGATCCAAGGTCCACTGCTAATCTGTTCAGCAATTCTATATGCATTGGAGAGAAGACAGTGAACAACGAAGACTGCTTCATACTGAAACTCGAAGCGGAGTCATCGACACTGCGAGCAAGGAGCAACAGCAACGTGGAGATAGTTCGCCACACGGTGTGGGGCTACTTCAGCCAAAGAACAGGTTTATTAGTTCAACTAGAAGACTCACATTTGCTCAAACTTAAGTCTCACGAAAGCGAGAGCATATACTGGGAAACCAACATGGAGTCCCTGATCCAAGACTACAGAACCGTGGATGGAATCCAAGTAGCACACGCTGGGAAGACATGGGTGTCCTTGTTCAGGTTCGGTGGCGGCCCCGAGACACATTCGAGGACGAGAATGGAAGAGGTTTGGCAAGTTGAGGAAGTGGACTTTAACGTTAAAGGGTTGTCCATAGATTGCTTTTTGCCACCTAGTGATTTGaagagagaggaagaagagaatgatCAAGAATGTGGTGGTGGTGGGGTTGCAATAAGCAATAATAATGCCAAGTTGCCCTACAAGATTCGTTCGGCTTCTTTTAGGATTAGTGCTTCTAAAGTAGCTGCTGTGAACTTGGATGATTCTTCGTGTACCAGCAGCGAGAGTGATGAAGATTTGTGA
- the LOC114380831 gene encoding uncharacterized protein LOC114380831: protein MKNLKMSVAEDKSQSEYEIMVKRNCRICYLSMDMDMTNHNNESAGNAMTPIELGCSCKEDLAAAHKHCAEAWFKVKGNKVCEICGSIARNVTVVAEVQTNEQWNEANNNASMVPPPTGPAPQAETRHLWQSQRFLNFILSCLVLAFVISWLFHFNMPS, encoded by the exons ATGAAGAACCTCAAAATGTCGGTTGCAGAGGATAAGTCTCAGTCTGAATATGAGATTATGGTGAAGAGGAATTGCAGGATTTGCTACCTCAGCATGGACATGGACATGACAAACCATAACAATGAATCAGCTGGGAATGCCATGACTCCCATTGAGCTGGGTTGTTCTTGTAAAGAGGATTTGGCTGCTGCTCACAAACACTGTGCTGAGGCTTGGTTCAAGGTCAAGGGTAACAA AGTTTGTGAAATCTGTGGATCCATTGCACGCAATGTAACTGTTGTAGCTGAAGTCCAAACGAATGAACAGTGGAATGAAGCAAATAATAATGCCTCAATGGTACCACCACCAACTGGACCTGCCCCCCAAGCAGAAACTAGACATCTCTGGCAGAGCCAACGGTTCCTGAATTTCATTCTTTCGTGTTTGGTCTTGGCTTTTGTCATATCCTGGCTTTTTCACTTCAATATGCCCTCATGA